The following are encoded together in the Deltaproteobacteria bacterium genome:
- a CDS encoding transposase, translating to MVSKQTRCKNKIKAILSFLGREISDREVGTYRSKRYMQWLEQLRFQHDSGNEAFKVLIEELNHLRSKIYYSMHQIRALSRQEPYKTDVRNLVTIPGISSLSAMILLTVLMDINKFGSFDKLNGYCGLYPGEHSTGEEIPNTGLTNRQNPVLRELLIENTWIAVRNDPALMMAFKKLSFRMRKNKAIIRIAKKLLSRIWYVLKNKEAYQIGVVISENN from the coding sequence ATGGTAAGCAAGCAGACGCGGTGTAAGAATAAGATAAAGGCGATACTCTCTTTTTTGGGTAGAGAGATTTCAGACAGGGAAGTAGGGACATACCGGTCAAAGCGATACATGCAATGGCTTGAACAGCTTCGTTTTCAGCATGATAGCGGCAACGAAGCATTTAAGGTATTAATTGAAGAACTGAATCATCTGCGAAGTAAGATTTATTATAGCATGCACCAAATAAGGGCATTATCAAGGCAAGAGCCATACAAGACCGATGTAAGGAATTTGGTAACAATACCAGGGATAAGCAGTTTGTCAGCGATGATACTTTTAACGGTGTTAATGGACATCAATAAATTTGGGTCTTTCGATAAACTGAATGGATACTGTGGTTTATATCCTGGAGAACATTCAACTGGAGAGGAGATACCTAACACTGGACTAACGAACAGGCAGAATCCCGTTTTAAGAGAATTATTAATAGAGAATACATGGATAGCAGTGAGGAATGATCCTGCGTTAATGATGGCATTCAAAAAACTTTCTTTTCGGATGAGGAAGAATAAGGCGATAATACGAATAGCGAAGAAGTTATTATCGCGTATCTGGTATGTATTGAAGAATAAGGAAGCGTATCAGATAGGTGTCGTCATAAGTGAAAACAATTGA
- a CDS encoding type II toxin-antitoxin system RelE/ParE family toxin — translation MRFREQIVAAIKTLSANPLVSGAGIKKLKGFKPPLYRLRSGDYRVLYRIEDRMITIMRVIVRKELDKTIKRLHL, via the coding sequence TTGAGGTTCCGTGAACAAATAGTTGCTGCAATTAAAACGTTGTCTGCAAATCCTCTTGTATCAGGAGCAGGCATTAAGAAATTAAAGGGATTTAAGCCACCGCTGTACCGGCTTCGCTCCGGAGATTATAGGGTTCTTTATAGGATAGAAGACAGGATGATTACCATAATGCGAGTCATTGTTAGAAAAGAACTTGATAAAACAATCAAAAGACTGCATTTATAA